From Methanocella paludicola SANAE, a single genomic window includes:
- a CDS encoding DUF3795 domain-containing protein, producing MEKSDIIDSIACCGLICRLCHLAGDCDGCRNTASKCSNHSDHWGGCYQRKCCRGRGIKGCWECGDFPCDKEMFDVTTHDLKIRACVRCIKEDGPERFVEYVLGNEKNGIRYGFRKDYDGLGSEEEVLRLLRIGKKNQ from the coding sequence ATGGAGAAGAGCGATATCATTGATAGCATCGCCTGCTGCGGGCTGATCTGCCGGCTATGCCACCTTGCCGGCGATTGCGACGGGTGCAGGAATACGGCGAGTAAGTGCAGTAATCACTCTGACCACTGGGGCGGCTGCTACCAGCGAAAATGCTGCAGGGGGAGGGGGATTAAGGGGTGCTGGGAGTGCGGCGATTTTCCTTGTGATAAGGAGATGTTCGACGTTACCACGCATGACCTGAAGATCCGGGCCTGCGTGCGGTGTATTAAAGAGGATGGGCCGGAGCGGTTCGTCGAGTATGTGCTCGGGAACGAGAAAAACGGCATCCGGTATGGCTTTCGCAAGGATTATGACGGCCTGGGCAGTGAAGAAGAGGTTCTGCGCCTGCTAAGGATTGGTAAAAAGAACCAATAA
- a CDS encoding TRAM domain-containing protein, with protein MFESKGSNAPVVEGQTYDVKIEDTAKKGDGIARIEGFVIFVPGTKVGDSVKIQVETVKRNFAVAKVVS; from the coding sequence ATGTTTGAAAGCAAGGGTTCAAATGCCCCCGTAGTTGAGGGGCAGACGTATGACGTAAAGATCGAAGACACAGCAAAGAAGGGGGACGGAATCGCCCGAATCGAGGGCTTCGTTATATTCGTGCCGGGCACCAAGGTCGGCGACTCGGTCAAGATCCAGGTGGAGACCGTCAAGAGAAACTTCGCGGTCGCCAAGGTCGTATCTTAA
- a CDS encoding PUA domain-containing protein yields the protein MYRGLKKLEITAMRRSLDYWGAFDLSGEFDFIVRQGEKNDLFAVTPEVKYYVIGRDPEPVFAGLYMGSLGKKALVLSMEGAYMVASVSDKKKIKVTGQAESLVVYGRDVFGSSITWADESIQQNERIIIANKYGEAIGIGRARFDHKGLFQDKVTVNTEADMGLYIRGQEEVSGG from the coding sequence ATGTATAGGGGACTAAAGAAGCTCGAGATCACGGCCATGCGCCGCAGCCTAGACTACTGGGGCGCATTCGACCTGTCCGGGGAGTTCGATTTCATCGTGCGGCAGGGCGAAAAGAATGACCTGTTCGCCGTCACGCCCGAGGTCAAGTATTACGTCATCGGCCGGGACCCGGAGCCGGTGTTTGCCGGCCTGTATATGGGCTCGCTGGGCAAGAAGGCGCTCGTGCTGAGCATGGAGGGCGCCTACATGGTCGCATCGGTGTCCGATAAGAAAAAGATCAAGGTTACGGGGCAGGCGGAGTCGCTCGTGGTCTACGGTCGTGATGTATTTGGCTCTTCCATCACCTGGGCTGACGAGTCCATTCAGCAGAACGAGCGCATCATCATCGCCAACAAGTACGGCGAGGCCATCGGCATCGGGCGGGCACGGTTTGACCACAAAGGCCTGTTCCAGGACAAGGTGACTGTGAATACTGAGGCTGATATGGGGCTCTATATACGGGGACAGGAAGAGGTCTCTGGCGGCTAA
- a CDS encoding NOL1/NOP2/sun family putative RNA methylase: protein MACEIQRFEIGGKAAELAKKYRYPEYMVARFERFVPDLEKFLASMEAPPRTYIRVNTLRINANALTKRLTDKGFTLRETDIPDCLEVTAEPYSIGASAEYLLGYFYVQDKSSVIPPLALAPQPGDVVIDMAASPGGKTTQLAQMMDNKGLLIAIEVEIARIAGLRSNLGRCGVMNTALFHMDARDIKKLEVKADKILLDAPCTGEGVIAKDRTRKTSRGESDIQFCSGLQEELIDAAYACMKPGGVLVYSTCSFAPEENERIVDHLIKKYGMKVEPVPYGEPGIESFGDMKFDPQVKNARRLYPHLHGTSGFFVARLKNV, encoded by the coding sequence GTGGCGTGTGAGATCCAGCGGTTCGAAATAGGCGGAAAGGCGGCAGAGCTGGCAAAGAAGTACCGCTACCCGGAGTATATGGTAGCCCGGTTCGAGCGGTTCGTGCCCGACCTGGAGAAGTTCCTTGCGAGTATGGAGGCGCCGCCGCGGACCTATATCCGGGTGAATACTCTGCGGATTAACGCGAATGCGCTGACGAAGCGGCTTACGGATAAGGGTTTTACGCTCCGGGAAACGGATATTCCCGACTGCCTTGAAGTGACGGCGGAGCCTTACTCTATCGGGGCATCGGCCGAATATTTGTTAGGCTACTTTTACGTGCAGGATAAGTCCTCCGTAATACCGCCGCTGGCGCTGGCGCCGCAGCCCGGGGACGTGGTCATCGACATGGCGGCATCGCCGGGGGGCAAGACCACCCAGCTTGCCCAGATGATGGACAATAAGGGGCTGCTCATCGCTATTGAGGTAGAGATCGCCCGTATCGCCGGCCTGCGGTCTAACCTGGGACGATGTGGCGTCATGAACACGGCGCTGTTCCACATGGACGCCCGGGACATCAAGAAACTCGAGGTGAAGGCAGATAAGATATTGCTGGACGCCCCGTGCACTGGCGAGGGCGTTATTGCCAAGGACCGGACCCGGAAGACCAGCCGGGGCGAGTCGGATATCCAGTTCTGCTCGGGCCTGCAGGAGGAGCTCATCGACGCGGCGTATGCCTGCATGAAGCCCGGCGGAGTACTGGTTTATTCAACGTGCTCGTTCGCCCCCGAAGAGAACGAGCGGATCGTCGATCATTTGATAAAGAAATATGGCATGAAGGTGGAGCCCGTGCCTTATGGTGAGCCGGGCATCGAATCCTTCGGTGACATGAAGTTCGACCCCCAGGTAAAGAACGCAAGGCGGCTGTACCCGCATTTGCATGGCACGTCCGGTTTTTTTGTGGCGAGGTTGAAAAATGTATAG
- a CDS encoding 4Fe-4S binding protein, which yields MALPLIVGPLYMLLATAIVLVLLWKKRMNEQIAMVVLAASLLVAGFLQWGFLDTTIYLHQVLWGIINGGINPQQAVKVVLILGTSLIAGRLFCGYICPLGVAQELASKVVKNQAHIDVKISEKIRAAFFIAFIVLGIGLATVVSFNPFSLVSPWLDTFKLLALVVVAAAGIFVYRPYCTLLCPFGFLMNLTSRVSLLKLKINENCIDCGACSRKCPAGQAQKGSAMAECYLCGRCLKACKKDAIRYGMPKLIK from the coding sequence ATGGCATTACCTTTGATCGTCGGGCCGCTATACATGCTTCTTGCCACGGCGATCGTGCTCGTATTGCTCTGGAAGAAGAGGATGAATGAGCAAATAGCCATGGTCGTCCTCGCCGCCTCGCTGCTTGTGGCCGGTTTCTTGCAGTGGGGATTTCTGGATACGACGATTTACCTGCATCAGGTGCTGTGGGGGATCATCAACGGGGGCATCAACCCGCAGCAGGCCGTTAAGGTCGTGCTTATCCTCGGGACGTCTCTCATCGCAGGACGGCTCTTTTGCGGCTACATCTGCCCGCTTGGCGTCGCTCAGGAGCTCGCCTCGAAAGTGGTGAAAAACCAGGCGCATATCGACGTTAAGATCTCTGAAAAGATCAGGGCCGCCTTCTTCATTGCATTCATCGTCCTCGGCATAGGGCTGGCCACCGTCGTCTCCTTCAATCCGTTCAGCCTCGTCTCGCCCTGGCTGGACACGTTCAAGCTATTGGCGCTCGTGGTCGTGGCGGCTGCGGGCATATTCGTTTACCGTCCCTACTGTACGCTGCTCTGCCCGTTCGGCTTCCTCATGAACCTGACGTCCCGGGTCAGCCTGCTGAAGCTCAAGATCAACGAGAACTGTATCGACTGCGGGGCATGCTCGAGGAAGTGCCCCGCGGGCCAGGCACAAAAAGGCAGCGCCATGGCCGAGTGTTATTTGTGCGGGCGGTGCCTGAAGGCGTGCAAGAAGGATGCGATCAGATACGGGATGCCAAAATTAATAAAATAA
- a CDS encoding 2,5-diamino-6-(ribosylamino)-4(3H)-pyrimidinone 5'-phosphate reductase: MERPFTFINSAMSADGKISTKKRKQVKISGKTDFDRVDELRASSDAVMVGIGTVLADDPSLTVKSEERRRRRVSEGKEENPARIVVDSKARIPLTADVFKKGVGKRIVVVSKSAPSDKVEALKAKADVIVAGGEEVDLPVMSGELKKRGIDRLMVEGGATLNWAMTRAGLVDEISVFVGNLIIGGKTAPTFMDGEGISERSEAIELDLEKCERMDEGVVLTWRVRSSGSK, from the coding sequence ATGGAAAGACCTTTTACGTTCATCAATTCGGCCATGAGTGCCGATGGTAAGATTTCCACGAAGAAGAGGAAGCAGGTTAAAATATCGGGTAAGACTGATTTTGACAGGGTGGATGAGTTACGGGCGTCGTCGGATGCCGTGATGGTAGGCATCGGTACGGTGCTGGCGGATGACCCGAGTTTGACGGTGAAGTCCGAGGAGCGACGCAGGCGCCGGGTGTCCGAGGGTAAGGAAGAGAATCCTGCCCGCATCGTTGTGGATAGTAAGGCTCGTATCCCGCTTACGGCGGATGTGTTCAAGAAGGGCGTAGGGAAGCGTATCGTGGTCGTTTCGAAGTCGGCCCCTTCGGATAAGGTAGAGGCTCTTAAGGCGAAAGCCGATGTCATCGTGGCAGGCGGGGAAGAGGTCGACCTTCCAGTGATGTCCGGGGAACTTAAGAAGCGTGGGATTGACCGTTTGATGGTCGAGGGCGGCGCTACGCTGAACTGGGCCATGACGAGGGCAGGACTGGTGGATGAAATATCGGTCTTTGTGGGCAACCTCATCATCGGGGGCAAGACCGCCCCGACGTTCATGGACGGCGAGGGCATATCGGAACGTTCTGAGGCCATCGAGCTGGACCTTGAGAAATGTGAAAGAATGGACGAAGGAGTTGTTTTAACGTGGCGTGTGAGATCCAGCGGTTCGAAATAG